The window TGAAAAGCTGTTTAGAAGTGCGACCGATATATCACTTTACAGAAAGCAGAATAAAAGGACATTTTGTGATATGTTTTTTGGCATTTTTACTGCAAAGGACATTGGAATATATTTTGAGGAGAAAAGGTAAAGGAATAAGTAGTGAAAGGATAATGGAAGCAATATATTCAATGAACTTTTTTGAAATAGAGATAAAAGGGAAGAAATATTTGATAAAGCAAAAAATTGAGGGAGAAGCTGGAGATATACTGAATGTAATGAAGATAAAGGGTCCAAAAAACTTCATGACATATGAGGAAGGCTTAGAATTTATTGGTATTAGCAAATGATGTAGTGACAAAATTGAGGTCCATATTTTGTCAATCCCAGTCCTCCCAAGCTTTTTGAGCTTCAAACTGACAAAGTCAAGAATTATGATAGCAGCTGCTAACCCTTCTTATGAATATGTAAAGTGAATTTTGCATAAGTCCCTGGGATAAGATGTTCAAATCAATCTTATCAGAAACATAGCGTAAGGATAAAAAATAGAATTTTATACCGAACAAAAGCATTATAATAGAAATTATACCTATGATTAAAAAAACCTTTTTCGAAACAGGAAAAATGTTTGCAAATATCCTTTTTTTACTTTTCTGCTTTTCCACTGATTTGCACCTCATTTCAGGTTTACATAACTGATTGTCAAAATAAATCATATCAAATTCTATTCTAAAAAGAAAAAATGTGGATATTGAAGTTGCTATGTATGTATAGTTTGAGAAATAGCTGGCAAGAATATGTATATGGAAGGAGGTGCAAAGTCAAGATAAATAAAAAGGATTGGAAAGAAAGATTGATAAACTTTTTTGACACCAAAGGATTTTATATAATTGTGGTTGTTTGTCTTTTTGTAATTGGTTTTTCAATTTATACAATTGCAACTACTGATTTTATGAAGTATGAGGTTGAAGAAAAGCAAGATAATAATGTAAGCCTGAACAACAGCGATACCTCTAATGCAATTCCACAAGTTGGTATGCAAGAAGTGACCAAACAAGATAAATTAAAAAATAGCCCTGCAACAACTGAAAAAAACAGGAAATAAAAATGTATCTCAAAGGAAATCAGAAGACAATACCCAAAGTATTCATAGCTCAAACTCAGCTTACAGTTCAAAAAAGAATGAAAGTTCTTTAACAACTAAGAATGACGCCGCAAGCAATGCTAATAAACAACAGCATGCACAACAAAAGGCTAATACAACTGCAGAGGAAAATCAGGGAAGAAATAGCTTAGGAGACGAAATAGAAGTAATAAATCCTCTTGTGTTCAAGCCTATATATCCTGTTTCTGGTAAGATAATCAGAGAGTTTTCTGACCAGTCACTTGTGTACTCTAAAACCTTAGATGAATGGACAGAACATTCAGGGATTGATATTGAAGCAGAAGAAGGTAGCGATGTGAAAGCTTGCTTTGACGGTACTATAATTGACTTAGGTGAAGATCCTCTCTATGGCAAATATGTTGTTGTTGACCACAGCGATGGATATATTTCAAAATATTTTAACTTGAAAGACTTAAAATATGTCCAAGTTGGAGATATAGTTAGGCAAGGGCAAAAAATTGGTGAGGTGGGGGACAAGCTCTAATATAGAATATATGGACCCACCACATTTACACTTTGAGATTTTATACAACGGTGAGAACCAAAACCCAGCAAAGTTTCTGCCACAACCACAAATAAAAAAAAGAAGTCTTTATAGAGAGGGGAATGGGGCCTTTTAGAGCACCATTCCCTTTATAAATTCTACAATGTCATTTGATGAATTTGGCTTTGCTAAAAATGAACACGCAAGTTTCATATGTTCAAGCCTTTGAAGGTTTTTTATTATTTGGTTAAAGACTATGTCAAAACTTTCAATATTTCTTACATATGCCGCAGCACCATTGTTGATAAGATATAATGTATTCCTTTCCTCTTGGCCAGGGATAGGAGAAATTAAAATCATTGGAAGTTTACGAGAAAGTGCTTCAGCACAAGTAAGTCCTCCTGGTTTTGTAATCAAGATGTCACTTATTGCCATGAGCTTGTCTATAAAATCGATAAAACCAAATACATGTATCTTTTTTCCAAAATCTCTTTCTTCTAATGACTTCTTCAAAGTTTTATTTTTTCCAGCAACAACAATTATTTGATAGATTTCATCGCATATTTTGCAAACCATTTCAACTATATCCTCAATATTTCCAAGACCAAGACTTCCGCCCATAATTAAAATTGTTGGCTTGTCTTCAAGGTTTAACTCAGCAAGAATTTGCTTTTTTTCGTAATTTATTGAGAAAGATGGGTTAATAAGAATGCCCAGAGGTAGGACTTTTTTTTCGACAGCTCCTTTTTTAATAGCTTCATATACCAAGTTTTCGTGGTGGACAATTATATAGTCAACATATTCGTTAATCCAATAAGGGTGTATTGTAAAATCTGTAACTATGCTAATTATAGGGATATTAATTTGTCCACGTTTTTTCAGCTGGCTTACCATATCAACTGGTGATGGATGTGTTTCAATTATCACGTCGGGGTTTAGTTCAGTGATGATATTGTAAAGTTTGTAGAATGCAAAGTAAAACTTTTCGTAAAGTGTCCTGCTAAAGCGTGTGGGCGGGTCTTTGTCTGTTGAATCATACACAAGGCCATATATAAATGGAACTGTTTTTATAGCTTTCAAGTACGTTCCAACTGCAAGTTTGTCAAGTATTGGACTAATAATTTTGAGGGTGTCTACAATTTCTACTTTTGCTTGTGGATCTTTTTGCAAAAATGCAGTTTTTAGTGCAGTTGATGCGGCAAAATGTCCTCACCCAGCGTCAAGACTCAGTATCAAAATATTCATGTTTTTGTTCCCTCATTTTCTTTTTAAAAACTCAATTTTAAATTTATTTTATCACAAACCTGAATAATAAAAACAAGCTTACAAAAAATAATTTTAAGAAGACTTTTTAACTGGGGGTTTTGTAAAAGTGAAAAAGCTTTTGAAAAAATATACCATTTTTATTTTCCTATTGATAATTGGATTTTTCCTAAGTGTTTACTCTGCAAAGTTTATGTATGACCTCAAAAGAGCAAATGATGAAAGAATTGAAAAAAGACTTGAAAAAGCTTTGAAAGAAGTGAAAAAGAAGTCAAAGAAGAGTCTATCACAACACAAGCATCAACAAGTTATCAAAACAAAGACTTGTATTTATTGGCAAGAGTTATAAATGGTGAGGCAAGAGGAGAGCCATATATTGGTCAGGTTGCAATTGGAGCGGTTATAATAAACAGGACAAAACATCCCGGTTTTCCAAAAACAATAAGC is drawn from Caldicellulosiruptor naganoensis and contains these coding sequences:
- a CDS encoding M23 family metallopeptidase; this encodes MFKPIYPVSGKIIREFSDQSLVYSKTLDEWTEHSGIDIEAEEGSDVKACFDGTIIDLGEDPLYGKYVVVDHSDGYISKYFNLKDLKYVQVGDIVRQGQKIGEVGDKL